ATAGTCCATAAACTCCGCGGCTAAATATACCCATGACCCATAAGGGCGTGTCTGACCTACTCCTAGTCTCATCCCTGAGCTGTAATTTGCCTGCCCTAAATAAGAGCCTCGCCTTGACTCTTGAGTCGAGAACCCAAGTTAGCGCCGTAATAGTTAAGCGTGTCAAAAGTCAGGGCCCGAACCATGGTTACGCCGACGGGATGTGGCTAGACACAGGCTAAATATAACCATAACCgtatattaaagaaagacATTGTTTAAGCCACACAAGAAAAATACGCTGAATGTCTCCAGCTCATGTCTCActtttcttccttgggaCAGTTATGACTCCGTGGGAATGGTTACCTTACTGATGGACTGCATACAGCTGGACAGGTGTCACTTATTTTAAGCACAGCAACTTCAGCAAGGGGTCGGATCTGTCACTGCGATGCCCGCACAGCGGTGTACTAGAACAGCCGGAGGCTTCAAGTTTGGAACTCCCACATTCGCATTTCAACTAAGGTATCTAACAATCATTATCCAAGAGCCTCCGCCCAAACCCGTCGTGCAAACGCGACATCATGTGGAGTCCACAACGTTTGATGCCAaggaggaaaaaaaaaataaaatataaaaggaTAAGATCAAAACACGAGCATCAGAAAATAATCGTCACATGTGCCATCAGCCACTACTCGCGCCCGCTGACACTGCGTTTGCTCAGAAAGCTCCGCCGGGGCTTCCTCGAGTCGGGGCTGTCCGCCACATGAACCTCCGATGCATTGTCGCCTGCAGTCGAATACGCTGTCCCAGGGCGGAGACTGTCTCCGGAACCCGAAAAGCCGCTTCGAATCACAACAGTTCCAGTGCCAACATTCACCGTTTTCTCTTGTCCAACAGCGGATCCCTGGTCGGCGACAAGGAAGTTGCCCTCTCCCAACACGCTGTCAGAGCCGAAAGTTGAATGGTCAACTACCCTGATATGGTAATACACATCCGCTGTCGTGTTGTGCATGTGGCAAGTCTCACTCGCGGCGTCAAACTGTACGGGtccgctgctgctcttgaTAGCTTTAGTCTTGAGCACTTCCTTGCTGCCTTTCGGTCCGGTTGCGCGGATGAACACCCGAACATTAGCCGATGGAGGATATCCGCTCGCAGATAAAACCGAGATGGTGGCAGTTCCGGTATCTCCCTTCCCGCCGATACTGTTTCGATCGCCGTAATGGGAGGCGCCACTTCGGGATCGGGAATGGCTAAGCTCGCTCTTGTTGGGCGTCCCGGTAGGTGTCCCGGTAGGTGGtgtctctccatccactAGGATGGCCGACGGGACTTCCTTCTGTTCGTTCTCATCGTCGCTATGGTCATCTCTTCGGATCTTCGACATAATTCCACGTCCCAAGAAGGAAGCGCCCTTGATCACATTACCGCCAACAAATCCGACTCCCTTGACGGGGGCACCAACGATCTTTCCGGGTGTAGCAAAGGTACCAGAGAAGGTTGACGATCCCTGGCGAGAACGCATGACATAGGTAGGTTTGAAGAGGAGCTTCAGTCGGATGGCCCCCGACTTCCCGTCAAGAGTCAGAGAAACTTCCTTGTTCTGGAAAGGCTCCAACATCTCCAAGTCGATCGGAACTCCACCGAGGTAGTCCGCCTTGTCGCCGAAATCCCAGTCATAGACATCGCAACGGAAATTAGCACCGATTCGAGACTTGACAGGAGCCTCGAAGAACTCGTTCCATGCAGGGTGAAGAGTCTTCTTCTGCACTTTAGTCTTGAAAACTTCTTTATCTTCCAGGCGGAATCTGCAGTATGGGTCACTGAATCCGTTTCGGTCCGCAGATGGAAGATCCGCAGCATCCAAGACATCCACGCGGAGGGTACCCATGTTGTTGATACTTTCCGTAGGGTCAAGTTTCATGGTAACAGGGATGTATCGCGCACTGACAGTAACCTTGCTCACCTCCCCATCGTTAGATCGTAGATTGAGTTCGGTTGGCGTGTACAGGATGCGCTGAAGGGTGGGAAGGGTGTCGCCTGTTAGTTTAGCCACGATGTGTTCATCACTATCGTCACCCTTCGCATTGACCTTGTCCACGATTCTAAGGGTAATTTTCGAGAAATCGAGTTCTCGCACGAATGCATCACCGACTGCATCATATGTTAGCTTATTGCAGTTATCTGAGGTGGGTTCAAACATACTGTCATCCACAGTAGCAGTCTTTGTACGAATCTTGGGTGACGACCACACTGGGAACATATAGTCGTCCATTAGGACTTCCACGTGCACATTGTTATGTGCGAGATTGACCTCATGAAGCTTGAACACAAGGAAACCGGATTCTAGACAGGATCAGTATAAGCTACTGTTCTCGAAATCGAAATATGACCTAAAAGAGGTAGTGTACTTACGGTGGTTCGCAAGATCTTCCACGGATATGTATGTTTTCGGCACATCCTTGATGGATCTGACTGACATGGTCTCGGAGTCTCTTGCGGTACCGGGTCGCGACTCAAGGCTCGGGCGACCGTTTGTCTGCGCGTCTGCGGTGCCATTGCCGTTCGTCTCTGCTACCTTGGCAGAAGCCTTGGAGTCCACACTTTTGGTCTTGGAATGGAGGCTCTTGCGCTTAGAGTCAGtactcttcctcgccaggTCAGTGGATCCTTCAGTTTCGCCATCGACATCTAGttggtcgtcgtcttcttcttcgtcgtcaggGTTGACAACAGGAATGGTCGGGTAGAAAGCGACGGTATAGTTCAGAACCCCCTTTTCACGGTTGCCGAGGCGAAGCGTCCGAGACACGAGCTGCTTCTCATCGTCGTTGTCGTATTCGCCAGCTTCATTCTCGTGGACATAATCAGATGCAGAGAGCTCCACTGAACCAAGAGACCTGTCACTGCCAACAGACTCTTCATCCATGACTTCCAGGGTCAGCTTCTCACGATCGCTGTGGATCGGGACATAGACAACTTCATCCCAGTCGGGGTCGAGATTGTTCCTGAAGGTGACAGTTCGAGCCTTCATGTAACCAGAGAGTAAGACACGAGCGTAAGGGTCAGACTTgcccatcttctccaggtTCCGGAGACCTGCTGCGTCCCGGAAGTGGATGCGCATGACACCAATAGGGTCGAGGTAGCCGGCGCCTCCCGCAATACCTCCCACTGCAACAGGCTTCCAATCCAAGACCAATTTGGCACGCCCAGACTTGGCACCATGAAGATGGAACCACTGGTGGCCTTTCTCCATCATTTTGAGCATGTCGTTCATCTTGATCTGATACTTTCCGAGAATAGGATCCTTGGTTAGATCTCTGTCATCCTTGATAACTAAACCAAGCTTAGCGGTCTTTCTGTCCGTGACCAAAAATTCCTTGGAAGCATTTTGGAAGATGGGGTTGTTTGTTCGCTTGAGCTTATTGGTTATGTGGATTTCCTTTCCGTTCAGTAGGAGAACACCGTAAGGGTTAAGCTGTCCCACAATACTCTTGGTGCCGTCCAGATCCTTTGCTTGTTCAACAGTGAATCGAGCGATACCCGTGTTCATCTCTGGTGCCGGTTCAACTTCACCattctccagcttccttccCTCCAGAACAGGGAAAAATCGGATGTCCGCATGGATGGAGCCACGGGTTCGACCGCTGGCTAGGACTTCAAGGTACAGGCTTTCGTGCTCAGGCTCTTGTTCCAATTTGTCCAAGGCGAAAGTTGCGGTTCCCAGCTCCTTGTCCTTTCTGAACTCATTCCAGTCATATGGAGAGATGGTCAAGGTATCCGAAAATGATGTGATAATAACGTATATAGTCTCATTCCATCGTGGGCTGTCCGTATCATTTATAGTCTTGGTGCGGCCAATCTCATTTCGGTTATTCATAGAGACGATTGCATACGGGTCGGGTGTACCAGCGAACTTGTCGGGGTTCTTGAGCTGGACAGCGCCATGGAGAGtgacagcaacaacaccaattGCCTGATCAACAGCATTTCCAGAAAGCATCTTAGCAATCTCGACGGGGAAGACGTTGGGCTCATACATCATGGGGCCCAGGTTGGCATGAATCTGTTCCTTGATAAAGGTCTCAAGACCAGGAATGAAGTTGATGTCAAAACCGAGGGTGTCACCACCGAGGGGCTTGCAAACGTAGTCGAGTTCCGGGCGTCCCAAGAAGCAGACATCAACTCGTTCGATGTGCGGGAAGGGGATCTGAAGCTTAACCTTCACTCTCATCAAGCCACTGCAGGCCATGTCCTCAACGATCACGTCAAGACCCTTGCTGACAACGCCCTTGCCAACCCGCACTTCCAAGACAACCTTGGGGTTGATCTTGTCTTTCAGTTGGCGAGCAGTCAAATCCATGGTATCATTAGGAGTGAAACTGAATTTCCAGTCCATGATTACAGTGTCAACCTCCGTCTTTGGGTAGGTCTTGACATGCTCCAAGCGCGGTGGCTTGCTACCCAAGACAAAGGTCTTCAATCGCAGACTATCCAGGAATGCCGGAGTTGACGTGCTCAAAACCTGATCAACGGAATTGATGATAGTATCACACATGACCGGCGCATAGATAGGCCAGAACTTGACCAGAAAGCTGTTGATCCATTCCAAGCTCTCAGTATCGGTCTCCAGGCGTTGCTTTGCCATCTCACGGTGAACATCATCGCGGAAATTCCGTCGAACTCGCCGCAGTGAAGTGCGATAGTAAGTACCACATGCGGCCATGACAAGGAAAATCCACGCCAGGCCACCGCCCAAAACAGCAACCATCCACGAGGAGAGGCAGGCAAACACGATGACGCCGGCATTGTGATACCAGTCTAGCGGATAGTCAGTAAAAAGTCAACGTCGGGATGTCCGTAAGCTACCTACCACCAAAGAATTTATCGTCAAGTTTGCCCTCCAAAAATGTCTGATGATCCAGCAGAGTGGCCTCGTCCTGTTCTTCCGGATCGTCCTCACGGACAAACCGTGGAGTCCATCCCGTTCGGTCGCGCGCCCATCGCCTATCGTCGTCCATTTCTCCCTCCTTTTGCTCTGCTGCCTCCTCGGTTTTGTCCTCTTTGAGTAATGTAGTTGCGGACCTCGGGGGAGGAAGACTATACGGAGACGGGGTGCCATCGTCCTGAAATGATACCCGATTAGGGGAATGTCGAGTTCAAGCAAGCTTCAATTGTAGACTCACCTTGTCTGTAACTACGCCTACTGCCTTCGATTTCCGCTCATGGTGGAAGCCTGGGGGTACACGCTATGGGAACAATGAGTATTAGTGAATCACCTCGAGGTCAAATCAGCGAGTAATAAAGACGTACAGCTTCCGCCTCGGCGGCTTTCTCTTCGGGTGATGCATCTGGGTCGAATTGGTAGGCAGGCAGACCTGCTTTCCGGGTCTCATCGACCAGCTGTTGTTCGACCTTGTCCGGGTTCGTCTCCGCTTGTGTATTTTGGAAAGCAGACTCGGCGGCATCGATAGCTTGTTGCTCCTTCTGTTCGGTGTTTGCAGGCGCCATGGTTGTCGCTGGGCCTCCGGCGTGGGGTCGCCCACTTCGTTCGAATCAGCTGTACAATCTGAGCAGCGGAAATCAGTCAGTTAGGatggttttcttttcagGCACAGGACGGGAGTTGAAAATGGGCAGGAAGATT
The nucleotide sequence above comes from Aspergillus puulaauensis MK2 DNA, chromosome 3, nearly complete sequence. Encoded proteins:
- a CDS encoding putative membrane bound C2 domain protein (vp115) (COG:S;~EggNog:ENOG410PI2D;~InterPro:IPR037756,IPR017147,IPR037765,IPR035892, IPR037761,IPR037762,IPR000008,IPR031468;~PFAM:PF00168;~TransMembrane:1 (o188-211i);~go_function: GO:0008289 - lipid binding [Evidence IEA];~go_process: GO:0061817 - endoplasmic reticulum-plasma membrane tethering [Evidence IEA]) produces the protein MAPANTEQKEQQAIDAAESAFQNTQAETNPDKVEQQLVDETRKAGLPAYQFDPDASPEEKAAEAEARVPPGFHHERKSKAVGVVTDKDDGTPSPYSLPPPRSATTLLKEDKTEEAAEQKEGEMDDDRRWARDRTGWTPRFVREDDPEEQDEATLLDHQTFLEGKLDDKFFGDWYHNAGVIVFACLSSWMVAVLGGGLAWIFLVMAACGTYYRTSLRRVRRNFRDDVHREMAKQRLETDTESLEWINSFLVKFWPIYAPVMCDTIINSVDQVLSTSTPAFLDSLRLKTFVLGSKPPRLEHVKTYPKTEVDTVIMDWKFSFTPNDTMDLTARQLKDKINPKVVLEVRVGKGVVSKGLDVIVEDMACSGLMRVKVKLQIPFPHIERVDVCFLGRPELDYVCKPLGGDTLGFDINFIPGLETFIKEQIHANLGPMMYEPNVFPVEIAKMLSGNAVDQAIGVVAVTLHGAVQLKNPDKFAGTPDPYAIVSMNNRNEIGRTKTINDTDSPRWNETIYVIITSFSDTLTISPYDWNEFRKDKELGTATFALDKLEQEPEHESLYLEVLASGRTRGSIHADIRFFPVLEGRKLENGEVEPAPEMNTGIARFTVEQAKDLDGTKSIVGQLNPYGVLLLNGKEIHITNKLKRTNNPIFQNASKEFLVTDRKTAKLGLVIKDDRDLTKDPILGKYQIKMNDMLKMMEKGHQWFHLHGAKSGRAKLVLDWKPVAVGGIAGGAGYLDPIGVMRIHFRDAAGLRNLEKMGKSDPYARVLLSGYMKARTVTFRNNLDPDWDEVVYVPIHSDREKLTLEVMDEESVGSDRSLGSVELSASDYVHENEAGEYDNDDEKQLVSRTLRLGNREKGVLNYTVAFYPTIPVVNPDDEEEDDDQLDVDGETEGSTDLARKSTDSKRKSLHSKTKSVDSKASAKVAETNGNGTADAQTNGRPSLESRPGTARDSETMSVRSIKDVPKTYISVEDLANHQSGFLVFKLHEVNLAHNNVHVEVLMDDYMFPVWSSPKIRTKTATVDDIGDAFVRELDFSKITLRIVDKVNAKGDDSDEHIVAKLTGDTLPTLQRILYTPTELNLRSNDGEVSKVTVSARYIPVTMKLDPTESINNMGTLRVDVLDAADLPSADRNGFSDPYCRFRLEDKEVFKTKVQKKTLHPAWNEFFEAPVKSRIGANFRCDVYDWDFGDKADYLGGVPIDLEMLEPFQNKEVSLTLDGKSGAIRLKLLFKPTYVMRSRQGSSTFSGTFATPGKIVGAPVKGVGFVGGNVIKGASFLGRGIMSKIRRDDHSDDENEQKEVPSAILVDGETPPTGTPTGTPNKSELSHSRSRSGASHYGDRNSIGGKGDTGTATISVLSASGYPPSANVRVFIRATGPKGSKEVLKTKAIKSSSGPVQFDAASETCHMHNTTADVYYHIRVVDHSTFGSDSVLGEGNFLVADQGSAVGQEKTVNVGTGTVVIRSGFSGSGDSLRPGTAYSTAGDNASEVHVADSPDSRKPRRSFLSKRSVSGRE